Proteins encoded by one window of Phenylobacterium soli:
- a CDS encoding UbiH/UbiF/VisC/COQ6 family ubiquinone biosynthesis hydroxylase produces the protein MAKFDADVIIAGAGMAGATLGLALAKAGLKPLLIDPVAFDAQIAPTFDGRASAIAYANFRQWRALGAAPHLEPHAQRIEQILVTDGRLPGASAGAHSPFFLRFDSEEIADRSEGEPLGYMLQNRHTRAGLAQALLDAGVEVLAPARVVGAEAGPREVSVSLADGRTLTAPLVVGAEGRGSVIREQAGIGTIGWDYRQVGVVATVKLDRPHEGVAHEYFLPSGPFAILPLTEDRASLVWTESTSRGAALKSARDEVFHAHLQRRFGDFLGEAKRQGPVFTYPLSLQLAERLTAPRIALLGDAAHGVHPIAGQGLNLGLKGAAALAETIVEAARLGEDFGSEAVLERYAAWRRFDTASLSAGMDLFVRLFSNDNPLLRLGRGLGMSAVNRIGPARKFFMQEAGGAVGDLPRLLRGEAL, from the coding sequence ATGGCGAAGTTCGACGCCGATGTGATCATCGCCGGGGCCGGCATGGCCGGGGCGACCCTGGGCCTGGCGCTCGCCAAGGCGGGGCTGAAGCCCCTGCTGATCGATCCCGTCGCCTTCGACGCCCAGATCGCCCCGACGTTCGACGGCCGGGCCTCGGCCATCGCCTACGCCAACTTCCGCCAGTGGCGCGCGCTCGGGGCCGCGCCGCATCTGGAGCCGCACGCCCAGCGTATCGAGCAGATCCTGGTCACCGACGGCCGCCTGCCGGGGGCCTCGGCGGGGGCTCATTCGCCCTTCTTCCTGCGCTTCGATTCCGAGGAGATCGCCGACCGCTCGGAGGGCGAGCCGCTCGGCTACATGCTGCAGAACCGGCACACCCGGGCCGGCCTCGCCCAGGCGCTGCTGGACGCCGGGGTCGAGGTGCTGGCGCCGGCCCGCGTCGTCGGCGCCGAGGCGGGGCCGCGCGAGGTGTCGGTGTCGCTGGCCGACGGCCGCACGCTCACCGCGCCGCTGGTGGTGGGCGCCGAGGGCCGCGGTTCGGTGATCCGCGAGCAGGCCGGGATCGGCACGATCGGCTGGGACTACCGCCAGGTGGGCGTCGTCGCGACGGTCAAACTCGACCGGCCGCACGAGGGCGTCGCCCACGAATACTTCCTGCCCTCGGGCCCGTTCGCCATCCTGCCGCTCACCGAGGACCGGGCGAGCCTCGTGTGGACCGAGAGCACGAGCCGGGGCGCGGCCCTCAAGTCGGCGCGCGACGAGGTCTTCCACGCCCACCTGCAGCGCCGCTTCGGCGACTTCCTGGGCGAGGCCAAGCGCCAGGGGCCGGTCTTCACCTATCCGCTCAGCCTGCAGCTCGCCGAGCGGCTGACCGCGCCGCGCATCGCCCTCCTGGGCGACGCCGCCCACGGCGTGCACCCGATCGCGGGGCAGGGGCTGAACCTCGGCCTCAAGGGAGCGGCCGCCCTGGCAGAGACCATCGTCGAGGCCGCGCGCCTGGGCGAGGACTTCGGCTCCGAGGCCGTGCTGGAGCGCTACGCGGCCTGGCGGCGGTTCGACACCGCCTCGCTCTCGGCCGGCATGGACCTGTTCGTGCGGCTGTTCTCCAACGACAACCCGCTGCTGCGGCTGGGCCGCGGCCTCGGCATGTCGGCGGTCAACCGCATTGGCCCGGCGCGCAAGTTCTTCATGCAGGAGGCCGGCGGCGCCGTCGGCGACCTGCCGCGGCTGCTCCGCGGCGAGGCGCTGTAA
- a CDS encoding enoyl-ACP reductase FabI, producing MAEDYQMPKGELMKGKRGVITGVANHQSIAWGIASQLAAQGAEMAFLHLPGMERRVEPLAEQAGVKVLAPMDVTDDASMDAAFDTVKNAFGTIDFFLHAIAFANKDELKGSFVENTTREGFLRAMNISAFSFVDCARRAAALMPETGGSIVTLTYMGSERAIPNYNTMGVAKAALEAAVRYAARDLGPRKIRVNALSPGAMKTLSLAGISGGRGMLAKGRSLSAMREDTSMEGVAGAALWLLSDLGLSTTGEVVHVDAGFHIMGFTEDEGGEG from the coding sequence GTGGCCGAAGACTACCAGATGCCCAAGGGCGAGCTGATGAAGGGCAAGCGGGGCGTGATCACCGGGGTCGCGAACCACCAGTCCATCGCCTGGGGCATCGCCAGCCAGCTCGCCGCGCAGGGCGCCGAAATGGCCTTCCTGCACCTGCCGGGCATGGAGCGGCGCGTCGAGCCTCTCGCCGAGCAGGCGGGGGTCAAGGTCCTGGCGCCCATGGACGTCACCGACGACGCCTCGATGGACGCGGCGTTCGACACGGTGAAGAACGCCTTCGGGACGATCGACTTCTTCCTCCACGCCATCGCCTTCGCCAACAAGGACGAGCTGAAGGGCTCGTTCGTCGAGAACACCACCCGCGAGGGCTTCCTGCGGGCCATGAACATCTCGGCCTTCAGCTTCGTGGACTGCGCGCGCCGCGCCGCGGCCCTGATGCCCGAGACCGGCGGCTCGATCGTCACCCTGACCTACATGGGTTCCGAGCGGGCAATCCCGAACTACAACACCATGGGCGTCGCCAAGGCCGCCCTGGAGGCCGCGGTGCGCTACGCCGCCCGCGACCTCGGCCCCAGGAAGATCCGCGTCAACGCGCTCTCGCCGGGAGCCATGAAGACCCTGTCGCTGGCCGGCATTTCCGGCGGCCGCGGCATGCTGGCCAAGGGCCGCTCGCTGTCGGCGATGAGGGAAGACACCTCGATGGAGGGCGTCGCGGGCGCCGCCCTGTGGCTGCTGTCCGACCTCGGGCTGTCGACCACCGGCGAGGTGGTCCACGTGGACGCCGGCTTCCACATCATGGGCTTCACGGAAGACGAGGGCGGCGAGGGCTGA
- a CDS encoding chloride channel protein, producing the protein MAEIPYLPRPRPARFLAGLRRRLRESELWLIVLSIGVGAAAGLLAVFQARIAHYLQMWFYGIDFEEHLSATARIQLIDMIWLPLGGLVLGLVSWLVRRRRQAPLIDVVEANALHGGALPLSDSAIVCAQTLISNGVGGSVGLEAAYAQAGGAAASFTAQRLKMRRHDMRILVGAGAGAAIGAAFGAPLTGAFYAFEIVIGSYTPSAIAPVAAASLASVVTAQALGGIPYVIQVQALRAPDIAAYLLYGGLGLVCALAGVVIMRLTARVDQLARLMPGPSFLKPAIGGVILAGLAIASPQTMSAGHGALHLDLSMDASIAFLATVFCLKILASSTALGFGFRGGLFFASLFLGSLLGQIYARSIAYIPMATEVSAQNAALVGMGALAVSIVGGPLTMSFLVLEATRDFGVAAATLAAALIASTVVRERFGYSFSTWRLHLRGETIRSARDVGWIRTLTAGRMMRQDTRVFPADGDIAEFRRRFPLGSTSRVILTDDAGRYAGILLTPSAFADDVHPDAKAASLAVQQQATLAPDQDIEAVMRAFQAAEADDLAVVDEEGRVLGLVGEAYVTRRYASELERQHLEIYGEAKG; encoded by the coding sequence ATGGCCGAGATCCCCTATCTCCCGCGACCGCGACCCGCCCGGTTCCTGGCCGGACTGCGCCGGAGGCTGCGCGAAAGCGAGCTCTGGCTGATCGTGCTGTCGATCGGCGTCGGGGCCGCCGCCGGCCTGCTGGCGGTCTTCCAGGCGCGCATCGCCCATTATCTGCAGATGTGGTTCTACGGGATCGACTTCGAGGAGCATCTCTCGGCGACGGCCCGCATCCAGCTCATCGACATGATCTGGCTGCCGCTCGGGGGCCTCGTGCTGGGCTTGGTCTCCTGGCTGGTGCGCCGCCGGCGCCAGGCCCCGCTCATCGACGTGGTCGAGGCCAACGCGCTGCACGGCGGCGCCCTGCCGCTCTCGGACAGCGCGATCGTCTGCGCCCAGACCCTGATCTCCAACGGCGTCGGCGGCTCGGTTGGCCTCGAGGCCGCCTATGCCCAGGCGGGCGGGGCGGCCGCCTCCTTCACCGCCCAGCGGCTGAAGATGCGCCGCCACGACATGCGCATCCTCGTCGGCGCCGGAGCGGGCGCCGCCATCGGCGCGGCCTTCGGCGCGCCGCTCACCGGCGCCTTCTACGCCTTCGAGATCGTCATTGGCTCCTACACGCCCTCGGCGATCGCGCCCGTGGCCGCCGCCTCCCTGGCCAGCGTCGTCACCGCCCAGGCGCTGGGCGGCATCCCCTATGTGATCCAAGTCCAGGCGCTGCGCGCGCCCGACATCGCCGCCTACCTGCTCTACGGGGGGCTCGGCCTCGTCTGCGCCCTGGCGGGCGTGGTGATCATGCGGCTGACCGCCCGGGTCGATCAGCTGGCGCGGCTGATGCCGGGACCCTCGTTCCTCAAGCCGGCGATCGGCGGCGTGATCCTCGCCGGCCTCGCCATCGCCTCGCCCCAGACCATGTCGGCCGGCCACGGGGCGCTGCACCTCGACCTGTCCATGGACGCCTCGATCGCCTTCCTGGCGACGGTGTTCTGCCTCAAGATCCTGGCCTCCTCGACGGCCCTGGGCTTCGGCTTCCGCGGCGGCCTGTTCTTCGCCTCCCTGTTCCTGGGCTCCCTGCTCGGCCAGATCTACGCCCGCTCCATCGCCTACATTCCGATGGCGACGGAGGTCTCAGCCCAGAACGCGGCCCTCGTGGGCATGGGCGCGCTGGCGGTGTCCATCGTCGGCGGGCCCCTGACGATGAGCTTCCTGGTGCTGGAGGCGACGCGCGACTTCGGCGTCGCCGCCGCCACCCTCGCCGCCGCCCTGATCGCCTCGACCGTGGTGCGCGAGCGGTTCGGCTACTCCTTCTCCACCTGGCGTCTTCACCTGCGCGGCGAGACCATCCGCTCCGCCCGCGACGTCGGCTGGATCCGCACCCTCACGGCGGGCCGCATGATGCGCCAGGACACGCGCGTCTTCCCGGCCGACGGCGACATCGCCGAGTTCCGCCGCCGCTTCCCCCTGGGCTCCACCTCGCGGGTGATCCTCACCGACGACGCCGGCCGCTACGCGGGCATCCTCCTGACGCCCTCCGCCTTCGCCGACGACGTCCACCCCGACGCCAAGGCCGCCAGCCTGGCGGTCCAGCAGCAGGCGACCCTGGCGCCGGACCAGGACATCGAGGCGGTGATGCGCGCCTTTCAGGCGGCCGAGGCCGACGACCTGGCGGTAGTGGACGAGGAGGGCCGTGTGCTGGGGCTGGTCGGCGAGGCCTACGTCACCCGCCGCTACGCCTCGGAGCTGGAGCGCCAGCACCTCGAGATCTACGGCGAGGCCAAGGGCTGA
- the fabB gene encoding beta-ketoacyl-ACP synthase I, producing the protein MRRVVVTGIGVVSSIGNNANEVLASLREAKSGIVAAPEYAELGFRSQVHAPPQIDWESMVDRRAARFLAQGTAFGHIAMEQAIADSGLEDGDISNERTGLIVGSGGASTRSIIEAAETARTKGPKRVGPFAVPKAMSSGPSATLSTWFKIRGLNFSISSACATSTHCIGTGYEQIAMGKQDIVFAGGTEEIDWTLSVLFDAMGAMSSNFNDRPAVASRAYDKDRDGFVIAGGAGIVVLEEYEHAKARGAKIYGEVVGYAANSDGYDMVAPSGEGAARCMRLAMPNDRRPIDYLNTHGTSTPVGDIKEMEAVRAVFGDKAPLISSTKSLTGHSLGAAGAQEAIYCLLMLNNGFVAESAHIDTLDPAFADLPILTKRHDKPIETAMSNSFGFGGTNGCLVMSRV; encoded by the coding sequence ATGCGCCGCGTCGTCGTCACCGGGATCGGGGTCGTGTCCTCGATCGGCAATAACGCCAACGAGGTCCTCGCCTCCCTGCGCGAGGCCAAGTCGGGCATCGTCGCCGCGCCGGAATACGCCGAGCTCGGCTTCCGCAGCCAGGTCCACGCCCCGCCGCAGATCGACTGGGAGTCGATGGTCGACCGCCGGGCGGCCCGCTTCCTCGCCCAGGGCACGGCCTTCGGCCACATCGCCATGGAACAGGCGATCGCCGACAGCGGCCTCGAGGACGGCGACATCTCCAACGAGCGCACCGGCCTCATCGTCGGCTCCGGCGGCGCCTCGACCCGCTCGATCATCGAGGCGGCCGAGACCGCCCGCACCAAGGGCCCCAAGCGCGTCGGCCCCTTCGCGGTGCCCAAGGCGATGAGCTCGGGCCCGTCGGCGACGCTGTCGACCTGGTTCAAGATCCGCGGCCTGAACTTCTCGATCTCCTCCGCCTGCGCCACCTCCACCCACTGCATCGGCACCGGCTACGAGCAGATCGCGATGGGCAAGCAGGACATCGTCTTCGCGGGCGGCACCGAGGAGATCGACTGGACGCTCAGCGTGCTGTTCGACGCCATGGGCGCGATGAGCTCGAACTTCAACGACCGGCCGGCGGTGGCCAGCCGCGCCTACGACAAGGACCGCGACGGCTTCGTGATCGCCGGCGGGGCCGGGATCGTGGTGCTCGAGGAGTACGAGCACGCCAAGGCGCGCGGCGCGAAGATCTATGGCGAGGTGGTGGGCTACGCCGCCAACTCCGACGGCTACGACATGGTCGCCCCGTCGGGCGAGGGCGCGGCGCGCTGCATGCGCCTGGCGATGCCCAACGACAGGCGGCCGATCGACTACCTCAACACCCACGGCACCTCGACGCCGGTGGGCGACATCAAGGAGATGGAGGCCGTGCGCGCGGTGTTCGGCGACAAGGCCCCGCTGATCTCCTCGACCAAGTCCCTGACCGGCCACAGCCTGGGCGCGGCGGGCGCGCAGGAGGCGATCTACTGCCTGCTGATGCTCAACAACGGCTTCGTCGCCGAGAGCGCCCACATCGACACCCTCGACCCAGCCTTCGCCGACCTGCCGATCCTGACCAAGCGCCACGACAAGCCGATCGAGACGGCGATGTCGAACAGCTTCGGCTTCGGCGGCACCAACGGCTGCCTGGTGATGAGCCGGGTCTAG
- the fabA gene encoding 3-hydroxyacyl-[acyl-carrier-protein] dehydratase FabA, with protein sequence MTSVKAKDHYSFDELMACARGEMFGPGNAQLPAPPMLLFDRIIKITDEGGKYGLGYIEAEFDINPKLWFYDCHFIGDPVMPGSLGLDAMWQLVGFFLGWIGGKGRGRALGCGAVKFAGEVTPDKKLVTYKIDMKRVINRRLVMGIGDGVLEADGEPIYTAEDLRVGLYQRS encoded by the coding sequence ATGACCAGCGTCAAGGCCAAGGACCATTACAGCTTCGACGAGCTCATGGCCTGCGCCCGCGGCGAGATGTTCGGCCCGGGCAATGCGCAGCTTCCGGCTCCGCCGATGCTGCTGTTCGACCGCATCATCAAGATCACGGACGAGGGCGGGAAATACGGGCTCGGCTACATCGAGGCCGAGTTCGACATCAATCCCAAGCTCTGGTTCTACGACTGCCACTTCATCGGCGACCCGGTGATGCCGGGCAGCCTCGGGCTCGACGCCATGTGGCAGCTGGTCGGCTTCTTCCTCGGCTGGATCGGCGGCAAGGGCCGCGGCCGGGCGCTCGGCTGCGGCGCGGTGAAGTTCGCGGGCGAGGTGACGCCGGACAAGAAGCTGGTCACCTACAAGATCGACATGAAGCGGGTGATCAACCGTCGCCTCGTCATGGGCATCGGCGACGGGGTGCTGGAAGCCGACGGAGAGCCTATCTATACGGCGGAAGACCTGCGCGTCGGCCTTTATCAGCGGTCGTAA
- a CDS encoding SH3 domain-containing protein has translation MGIGLTRRTASLVGATLGFLLAASAVPSAGAERQTPSGLPVPRYVSLKFDRVNARAGPGDDHRLLWVYTVKGLPVQVVAETSEWRRVCDPQGGLVWVHKRTTDGRRMVMNTREARVTLLRRPKPDAKPAAFLNSRALAALDRCEKGWCRVKADGVSGWAREGDLWGTAEAPQCH, from the coding sequence ATGGGGATCGGGTTGACGCGGCGGACAGCTTCCTTGGTGGGCGCCACCCTCGGTTTTCTGCTCGCGGCGAGCGCCGTCCCGAGCGCGGGCGCCGAGCGCCAGACCCCCTCGGGCCTGCCGGTGCCGCGCTACGTCTCCCTAAAGTTCGACCGGGTGAACGCCCGCGCCGGCCCTGGCGACGACCACAGGCTGCTGTGGGTCTACACGGTGAAGGGCCTGCCGGTGCAGGTGGTGGCCGAAACCTCCGAGTGGCGGCGCGTCTGCGATCCGCAGGGCGGCCTCGTCTGGGTGCACAAGCGGACGACTGACGGCCGCCGCATGGTGATGAACACCCGCGAGGCGCGGGTGACCCTGCTCCGCAGGCCCAAGCCGGACGCCAAGCCGGCGGCCTTCCTGAACTCGCGGGCGCTGGCGGCGTTGGACCGCTGCGAGAAGGGTTGGTGCCGCGTGAAGGCCGACGGCGTCTCGGGTTGGGCTCGGGAGGGCGACCTCTGGGGCACGGCCGAAGCGCCGCAATGTCATTGA